A portion of the Nomia melanderi isolate GNS246 chromosome 2, iyNomMela1, whole genome shotgun sequence genome contains these proteins:
- the LOC116434377 gene encoding uncharacterized protein LOC116434377, whose product MLSVGQISLSAPNEPDLYLQKTRLGWVIGGSPPSPAQGHGASCHATSTPHFNLARFWEIEEGPQVQILSNSDKLCESQFRQHVTRRADGRYVVALPFSESQGQLGESKSQAHRRLESLERKLQRNPALKEAYHAVMNEYIDHGHMVQVAKDDVTTSGYYLPHHGVTKTTSETTKLRVVFDGSAATSTGLSLNDTLHVGPKIQDDLLYILLRFRIHRYVITEDIEKMYRQFLVREDDRRYQRVLWRDASGEIKTFELQTVTFGLSAAPYLAIRCLTQLAQDEGHRFPQAAKILQRDFYVDDALTGASTIREARAIREELTQLLTLAGLNIRQWAANQKTILEGLPEQDVNKKLHLGESSTPKTLGIVWNSKNDSITYEVQIRPAPSRVTKRIITSEIARIYDPLGLLGPVISAAKMLLQKIWTIKVDWDESLPMDIHSEWIQYYKQLPMLNNVVFPRNTIPHASTITELHGFCDASERAYGACAYVRSTDKRGQTHVQLLFAKSKVAPLKTQSIPRLELCGALLLTNLIATAKKALHVEIDREKTNGADWRHVPTSDNPADLISRGQHPEEFLLPSIWQQGPEWLKRKESSWPITNIAPPEDATTEQKAANCLVAQTWDTGILDNYSSWGRMQRIVAYCLRWKRTNYNKGSLTASEIRSAHDAIIRLLQQAHFADELRRLSKSDTDVGGKLQRLAPFLDKDGVMRVGGRLKHSAIPFPQRHPIILPKARVTLLIVETEHRAQLHAGVQNTLHAVRRRYWPIDGRNQVWKALRPCIRCLRAQPPSVDYVMGNLPEARVTESRPFTHVGVDYCGPFYIKERKHRNRARIKVYVAVFVCLAVKAVHLELVSDLTSEAFIAVLKRFIARRGFCVSLHSDNGTNFVGASNELKEHRELLRSDDHHQKVKTFLAERSIDWKFIPPRAPHFGGLWEAAVKSFKHHLIRVVGTDLFTYEEFNTLIIQIESILNSRPLTPLSSDPNDLIAFTPGHFLIGDSLTSLRERDFTDTSANRLSTWQHIQKVKGHFWNRWHREYLNELTRRSKWTTGSHSIKEGTVVLLKEDNVTPMQWPLRKVMKVHPGSDNIIRTVTIKTATNVIDRSVKRIVPLPYQPDGDDHVPKEPASTDVPGGTPPPTL is encoded by the exons ATGCTGAGTGTAGGCCAGATCAGCCTATCAGCCCCCAATGAACCCGACCTCTACCTACAGAAGACGAGGCTCGGATGGGTCATCGGGGGGAGCCCACCATCTCCCGCGCAAGGTCACGGCGCCTCGTGTCACGCAACGAGCACGCCGCACTTCAACCTCGCGAGATTCTGGGAGATAGAAGAAGGACCACAAGTCCAAATCTTATCCAACTCGGATAAACTGTGCGAGTCACAGTTTAGACAACACGTCACCAGAAGAGCCGACGGTCGCTATGTGGTAGCACTGCCATTCTCCGAATCGCAAGGGCAACTGGGGGAATCGAAATCCCAAGCACATCGGCGACTCGAATCCCTCGAACGCAAGCTGCAACGCAATCCAGCATTGAAGGAAGCGTACCACGCCGTAATGAACGAGTACATTGACCACGGACACATGGTTCAGGTAGCCAAAGACGACGTTACGACAAGTGGGTATTACCTGCCGCACCACGGGGTAACGAAAACAACCAGCGAAACCACTAAACTGAGAGTGGTATTCGACGGCTCCGCGGCCACGAGCACCGGATTATCGCTGAACGACACTCTTCACGTCGGACCAAAAATTCAAGACGACCTGCTGtacattcttcttcgtttccgaATACATCGGTACGTTATCACCGAGGATATCGAGAAGATGTACAGGCAGTTCCTCGTCCGAGAAGACGACAGACGATATCAACGGGTCCTCTGGCGCGATGCATCGGGCGAAATTAAAACGTTCGAATTGCAGACGGTGACGTTCGGACTATCGGCTGCCCCGTACCTGGCGATTCGCTGTCTGACTCAATTGGCCCAGGACGAAGGCCATCGGTTTCCTCAAGCGGCAAAAATCTTACAGCGAGACTTCTACGTAGACGATGCGCTGACCGGAGCATCAACGATCAGAGAAGCTCGCGCCATCCGAGAGGAGCTAACCCAGCTGCTAACTTTAGCGGGCCTAAATATACGGCAATGGGCAGCCAATCAGAAAACAATTCTCGAGGGTCTACCGGAGCAAGACGTTAACAAGAAATTACATCTTGGAGAATCATCCACGCCGAAGACTCTGGGAATTGTTTGGAATTCCAAAAACGATTCCATTACGTATGAAGTGCAGATACGACCTGCCCCATCACGCGTAACCAAGCGCATCATTACGTCGGAAATTGCAAGAATTTACGATCCCCTTGGCCTCCTAGGACCCGTCATCAGCGCCGCCAAGATGCTGCTCCAAAAAATCTGGACCATCAAGGTGGACTGGGATGAATCTCTGCCCATGGACATCCACTCGGAATGGATCCAGTACTACAAGCAACTACCGATGCTAAATAACGTCGTGTTTCCCAGGAACACCATTCCTCATGCGTCGACGATAACGGAGTTGCACGGGTTCTGCGATGCCAGCGAGAGGGCTTACGGAGCGTGCGCGTACGTTCGCTCAACCGACAAACGCGGGCAAACACACGTGCAACTCTTGTTTGCAAAATCAAAGGTCGCACCGCTCAAGACGCAGTCGATTCCGAGACTCGAACTTTGTGGGGCTTTGCTACTCACGAACCTAATAGCTACGGCCAAGAAAGCATTGCACGTGGAGATCGACCGT GAAAAGACAAACGGCGCGGACTGGCGCCACGTTCCCACATCAGACAACCCCGCGGATCTCATTTCGCGCGGACAGCATCCGGAAGAGTTCCTTCTGCCATCCATTTGGCAGCAAGGACCGGAATGGCTCAAGAGGAAGGAATCTTCGTGGCCAATAACAAATATCGCACCACCCGAAGATGCGACCACGGAGCAGAAGGCGGCAAACTGCTTGGTTGCGCAAACATGGGACACCGGTATCCTCGACAATTATTCGTCATGGGGACGAATGCAACGAATCGTCGCGTACTGTCTGAGGTGGAAGAGGACCAACTACAACAAGGGAAGCCTCACCGCCTCGGAGATCAGGAGCGCCCACGACGCGATAATAAGGCTCCTCCAACAGGCACATTTTGCCGACGAACTGCGGCGCCTATCCAAAAGCGATACCGACGTCGGAGGAAAATTGCAGCGCCTAGCTCCCTTCCTGGACAAGGACGGCGTCATGCGAGTCGGAGGCCGATTGAAGCACTCGGCTATCCCGTTCCCACAAAGACACCCCATCATCCTGCCGAAGGCGCGGGTAACCCTACTCATTGTTGAAACCGAGCATCGAGCTCAATTACACGCTGGCGTCCAAAACACGCTACATGCCGTTAGGCGCAGATACTGGCCCATTGATGGACGAAACCAGGTATGGAAGGCGCTGAGACCCTGCATTCGCTGTCTACGAGCCCAACCACCGTCAGTGGATTACGTGATGGGTAATCTACCTGAGGCAAGGGTCACCGAATCTCGACCGTTCACGCACGTCGGCGTGGATTACTGCGGACCGTTCTACATTAAGGAACGAAAACACCGTAACCGCGCGAGAATAAAGGTCTACGTCGCGGTCTTCGTTTGTCTCGCAGTGAAAGCCGTCCACTTAGAACTCGTGAGCGACCTCACCAGCGAAGCCTTCATTGCTGTACTGAAACGCTTCATCGCGCGACGAGGGTTCTGCGTGAGCTTGCACTCGGACAACGGCACGAATTTCGTCGGAGCTAGTAACGAGCTAAAGGAACATCGCGAACTTCTTCGATCAGACGACCACCACCAAAAGGTGAAAACTTTCCTCGCGGAAAGATCCATCGATTGGAAATTTATTCCACCCCGCGCACCGCATTTCGGGGGATTATGGGAGGCGGCCGTGAAGTCGTTCAAACACCACTTGATACGCGTAGTAGGCACTGATCTATTTACCTACGAGGAATTCAACACCTTGATAATCCAAATAGAGTCCATTCTAAACTCCCGGCCTCTCACACCTTTATCATCCGACCCAAACGACCTCATAGCATTTACTCCCGGCCACTTCCTTATCGGCGACTCACTTACGAGCCTGCGTGAGCGGGACTTTACAGACACCTCTGCGAACCGTCTATCGACGTGGCAACATATCCAAAAGGTAAAAGGGCACTTTTGGAATCGTTGGCACCGAGAATACCTCAACGAGCTGACCAGGCGCAGCAAATGGACCACGGGCAGCCACTCAATCAAGGAAGGCACGGTTGTCCTTCTCAAGGAAGACAACGTAACCCCCATGCAGTGGCCTCTCCGCAAGGTAATGAAGGTACATCCTGGCTCCGACAACATTATTCGTACCGTAACAATTAAAACCGCTACGAATGTGATTGATCGGAGCGTGAAGCGGATAGTACCACTGCCCTACCAACCGGACGGAGATGACCACGTCCCAAAGGAGCCAGCATCCACAGACGTACCAGGTGGAACACCACCTCCCACGCTTTAG